The following proteins come from a genomic window of Pararhodobacter sp.:
- the glgC gene encoding glucose-1-phosphate adenylyltransferase — translation MTTPTTRLSNRAMAFVLAGGRGSRLKELTDNRAKPAVYFGGKTRIIDFALSNALNSGIRKMAVATQYKAHSLIRHCQRGWNFFRAERNEYLDILPASQRVSETGWYEGTADAVFQNIDIIDSYDIDYVVILAGDHIYKMDYEVMLLEHVENNADVTVGCLTVNRQEASAFGVMNVDHSGRITDFIEKPANPPSLPDDPTKSLVSMGIYVFRWKFLRQLLMDDAHDANSSRDFGGDIIPTVVRNGKAMAHRFEDSCVRHTPGGATYWRDVGTIDAFWKANIDLTDFNPELDLWQRDWPIWTYSESVPPAKFIHNEDSRRGVALSSLVSGGCIISGTEVRNSLLFTGVHSNSYAKLDHAVVLPYATISRHAHLTNVVIDRGVKIPEGLVVGQDPEDDGKWFRVSEGGVTLITQSMLDRRADLL, via the coding sequence ATGACCACGCCAACCACCCGCCTCAGCAATCGTGCGATGGCTTTTGTCCTTGCGGGCGGTCGGGGGTCACGGCTCAAGGAACTGACCGACAACCGCGCCAAACCCGCCGTTTATTTTGGCGGAAAAACGCGGATCATTGATTTTGCGCTGTCGAATGCGCTCAATTCCGGCATTCGCAAAATGGCGGTGGCGACGCAGTACAAGGCGCATTCGCTGATCCGGCATTGTCAGCGCGGCTGGAACTTTTTCCGCGCGGAACGCAACGAATACCTCGATATCCTGCCCGCTTCGCAACGCGTCAGCGAAACCGGCTGGTACGAGGGAACCGCCGACGCCGTGTTCCAGAACATCGACATCATCGACAGCTATGACATTGATTACGTTGTTATCCTCGCCGGGGATCATATCTACAAGATGGATTATGAGGTCATGCTGCTCGAGCATGTCGAGAATAACGCCGATGTCACGGTGGGCTGTCTGACGGTCAACCGCCAAGAGGCCTCGGCCTTTGGGGTGATGAATGTGGACCACTCGGGCCGCATCACCGATTTCATCGAAAAGCCCGCCAACCCGCCGTCGCTGCCGGACGATCCGACCAAATCTCTGGTCTCGATGGGTATCTATGTGTTTCGCTGGAAATTCCTGCGTCAATTGCTGATGGACGACGCGCATGATGCAAACTCCAGCCGCGATTTCGGCGGCGATATCATCCCGACAGTGGTCAGGAATGGCAAGGCCATGGCGCATCGGTTCGAGGATAGCTGCGTGCGCCACACACCCGGCGGGGCGACCTATTGGCGCGATGTGGGCACGATTGACGCGTTCTGGAAGGCCAATATCGACCTGACCGATTTCAACCCGGAACTGGACTTGTGGCAGCGCGACTGGCCAATCTGGACCTATTCCGAAAGCGTGCCGCCGGCCAAATTCATCCATAACGAGGACAGCCGCCGCGGTGTGGCCCTGTCGTCGCTGGTGTCTGGCGGTTGCATCATTTCCGGCACCGAAGTGCGCAATTCGCTGTTGTTCACCGGGGTGCATTCCAATTCCTATGCGAAACTGGATCATGCCGTCGTCTTGCCCTACGCGACTATTTCACGCCATGCGCATTTGACAAATGTCGTCATCGACCGGGGTGTGAAAATTCCCGAGGGGTTGGTTGTCGGGCAGGATCCCGAGGACGATGGCAAATGGTTCCGGGTCAGCGAGGGGGGGGTGACACTGATCACGCAGAGCATGCTCGACCGACGCGCCGACCTGCTATGA
- the glgA gene encoding glycogen synthase GlgA, translating to MSRATPVTRRVLAVASECAPIIKTGGLADVVGALPSAMKTQGWTLRTLIPGYRAVMAAVKRPKSVLEIPDLLGLPARVLAANLAGLDLLILDAPTLFDRAGSPYLDAEGNDWSDNDLRFAALNKAAALIAAEGVQGWCPDVVHLHDWQAGLTPIYMAATGATQPTILTIHNIAFHGLTAYNRLKDLELPEDEFTIDGFEYYGHISALKAGLTRATALTTVSPTYAHELTTAEFGMGLEGVIRTRSRDLSGILNGIDTSVWNPASDPSIKPFSTPAGKAANARALRAEFGLATGSGPLCVVVSRLSDQKGLDLLLQALPALIGSGGQLALLGSGDRKLENAWLNAAAAHPGQVGVRIGYDEALSHRLYAGADAVLVPSRFEPCGLTQLYALRYGALPVVARTGGLADTVIHANAAAIMAGCATGLTHETGSVPALANALQTLCDLYRDKPVYQRLQRNAMKQPVGWEASAPLYAALYAKFAQTPEDTE from the coding sequence ATGAGCCGCGCGACCCCTGTGACGCGGCGGGTGCTTGCGGTTGCCTCGGAATGCGCGCCGATCATCAAGACCGGCGGGCTGGCCGATGTCGTCGGGGCGCTGCCATCGGCGATGAAAACCCAAGGCTGGACCTTGCGCACGCTGATCCCCGGGTATCGCGCGGTCATGGCGGCGGTGAAACGCCCCAAATCCGTGTTGGAGATCCCGGATCTGCTGGGCCTGCCCGCCCGCGTACTGGCCGCGAACCTCGCGGGGTTGGACCTGCTGATCCTTGATGCGCCGACGTTGTTCGACCGTGCGGGGTCGCCCTATCTCGATGCCGAGGGGAACGATTGGTCGGACAACGATCTGCGCTTTGCCGCATTGAACAAGGCCGCAGCCCTGATCGCGGCGGAGGGCGTGCAGGGGTGGTGCCCGGACGTCGTGCATCTGCATGACTGGCAAGCCGGATTGACGCCGATCTACATGGCGGCAACCGGGGCCACCCAACCGACGATCCTGACCATCCACAACATCGCCTTTCACGGGCTGACCGCGTATAACCGCCTGAAAGATCTGGAGCTTCCCGAGGACGAGTTCACCATCGACGGCTTTGAGTATTACGGCCATATCTCGGCGCTCAAGGCCGGGTTGACGCGCGCCACGGCCTTGACCACGGTCAGCCCGACCTACGCGCACGAATTGACCACCGCAGAATTCGGTATGGGGCTGGAGGGCGTGATCCGCACCCGGAGCAGAGATTTATCCGGCATTCTCAATGGGATAGACACCAGCGTCTGGAACCCGGCAAGCGACCCCTCGATCAAGCCATTCTCGACACCGGCGGGCAAGGCCGCGAACGCACGCGCCCTGCGGGCCGAATTCGGGCTGGCGACGGGCAGCGGCCCGCTTTGCGTGGTCGTCTCGCGCCTGTCGGATCAAAAGGGCCTCGATTTGCTGCTTCAGGCGTTGCCCGCGCTGATCGGCAGCGGCGGGCAACTGGCGCTGTTGGGCTCGGGCGACCGCAAATTGGAGAACGCCTGGCTGAATGCCGCGGCGGCCCATCCCGGACAGGTCGGCGTGCGGATCGGCTATGACGAGGCGCTGTCGCACCGGCTTTATGCCGGGGCTGATGCGGTGCTGGTGCCATCACGATTCGAGCCCTGCGGCCTGACCCAACTCTACGCGCTGCGCTATGGCGCTCTGCCGGTCGTGGCGCGCACCGGCGGGCTTGCGGATACGGTGATTCATGCGAATGCGGCCGCGATCATGGCCGGGTGCGCGACCGGCTTGACCCACGAAACCGGGTCAGTGCCGGCCTTGGCAAACGCGCTTCAGACCCTGTGCGACCTGTATCGCGACAAGCCGGTGTATCAACGTTTGCAACGCAATGCGATGAAACAACCGGTCGGTTGGGAGGCCAGTGCGCCGCTCTATGCGGCCCTGTATGCAAAGTTCGCCCAGACGCCCGAGGACACTGAATGA
- the glgB gene encoding 1,4-alpha-glucan branching protein GlgB, with protein sequence MDRANSKNKSTISNLDLEAILSGRVFEPFAVFGPKYRGQTGHLVVFDPHATNLSALTPGGEITLSPLGRGVFSGDIGRRRKYQLRGSDGTRSWVFDDPYRFGPVLGDLDLHLVAEGTHRRLWQALGAHAMLHQGVAGVHFAVWAPNAQRVSVVGDFNAWDGRRAPMRRRGAGLWEIFLPGVTLGEAYKYEILPQHGAPMLKADPMAFGAQHPPQTASVVRAVGDYDWSDADWMANRDAHNTRTAPISIYEVHLGSWRHRDGRPLTYREAAVELIDYAHDMGFTHLELMPLTEYPFGGSWGYQPVSLYAPTSRYGTPDDFRALIEAAHAKGLGVLMDWVPAHFPSDAHGLAQFDGTALYEHADPREGFHPDWNTLIYNFGRNEVRNFLSSNAVYWLREFHLDGLRVDAVASMLYRDYSRAAGEWVPNHEGGRENFEAIAFLKDMNTQSYGEGPEGLMTVAEESTAWPGVTRPVHDGGLGFGFKWNMGWMNDTLRYIEMDPIHRRHHHDLMTFGLVYGFSENYMLPISHDEVVHGKGSMLQKMPGDHAAKLANLRAYYGFMWGHPGKKLLFMGCELGQGHEWNHDAQLDWGVLNDPGHAGLQRLIRDLNTLYRAHPALHARDTDPAGFTWIDQTARAESVFSWLRVGLDGQPPVAVISNFTPVERRWTLGLPQGGQWREVLNTDAGLYGGGNRGNLGAVSADGPAHAGQPVSAEITLPPLSTLFLVSEEIP encoded by the coding sequence ATGGATCGGGCAAACTCCAAGAATAAGAGCACAATTTCCAACCTTGACCTGGAGGCGATCCTCTCGGGGCGGGTTTTTGAACCGTTTGCGGTGTTCGGCCCCAAATACCGGGGGCAAACCGGGCATCTTGTGGTCTTTGATCCCCACGCCACCAACCTGAGCGCCCTGACCCCTGGCGGTGAGATCACTCTAAGCCCTTTGGGACGTGGCGTTTTCTCGGGCGACATCGGTCGGCGGCGCAAGTATCAGTTGCGCGGCAGCGATGGGACGCGCAGTTGGGTCTTTGATGATCCTTATCGTTTTGGCCCGGTGCTGGGCGATCTGGATCTCCACCTGGTTGCCGAGGGCACGCACCGCCGCTTGTGGCAGGCGCTTGGCGCGCATGCGATGCTCCACCAAGGCGTTGCGGGCGTTCATTTTGCGGTTTGGGCGCCAAATGCGCAGCGTGTTTCGGTCGTCGGTGATTTCAACGCCTGGGACGGCCGCCGCGCGCCGATGCGGCGACGTGGGGCGGGACTCTGGGAGATTTTCCTGCCCGGTGTCACCTTGGGCGAAGCGTATAAATATGAAATCCTGCCGCAGCACGGGGCGCCGATGCTCAAGGCCGACCCGATGGCCTTCGGCGCGCAGCATCCACCGCAAACCGCCTCGGTTGTCCGCGCGGTGGGCGACTATGACTGGTCCGATGCCGATTGGATGGCCAACCGCGATGCGCACAACACCCGCACCGCGCCGATTTCCATTTACGAGGTTCATCTGGGCAGTTGGCGCCACCGCGACGGGCGGCCACTGACCTATCGCGAGGCGGCGGTTGAACTGATCGATTACGCGCATGACATGGGGTTCACGCATCTCGAGTTGATGCCGCTGACCGAATACCCGTTCGGCGGCTCGTGGGGCTATCAGCCGGTGAGCCTCTATGCGCCCACCAGCCGCTATGGCACTCCCGACGATTTCCGCGCCCTCATCGAGGCCGCGCACGCCAAAGGCCTGGGCGTGTTGATGGATTGGGTGCCCGCGCACTTTCCGTCCGACGCGCATGGCCTGGCACAATTCGACGGCACAGCCTTGTACGAACACGCCGACCCGCGCGAAGGCTTCCACCCCGACTGGAACACACTGATCTACAATTTCGGCCGCAACGAGGTGCGCAATTTCCTGTCCTCGAACGCGGTTTATTGGCTGCGCGAGTTTCATCTGGACGGTTTGCGCGTCGATGCCGTGGCATCAATGCTGTATCGCGATTATTCCCGCGCCGCGGGGGAATGGGTGCCCAACCATGAGGGCGGGCGCGAGAATTTCGAGGCCATCGCCTTTCTCAAGGACATGAACACCCAAAGCTACGGCGAAGGCCCCGAGGGCCTGATGACCGTCGCCGAGGAAAGCACCGCCTGGCCCGGCGTGACGCGGCCTGTGCATGACGGCGGGCTGGGGTTCGGCTTCAAATGGAACATGGGGTGGATGAACGACACACTCCGTTACATCGAAATGGACCCCATCCACCGCCGCCACCATCACGACCTGATGACCTTCGGCTTGGTCTATGGGTTCTCGGAAAACTACATGCTGCCGATCAGCCATGACGAGGTGGTGCACGGCAAGGGCAGTATGCTGCAAAAGATGCCGGGCGACCACGCGGCGAAACTGGCGAACCTGCGGGCCTATTACGGGTTCATGTGGGGCCATCCGGGCAAGAAGCTGTTGTTCATGGGGTGCGAATTGGGTCAAGGCCATGAATGGAACCATGACGCGCAACTCGACTGGGGGGTGCTGAACGATCCCGGTCACGCCGGGTTGCAGCGCTTGATCCGCGATCTCAACACCCTCTACCGAGCGCATCCGGCGCTGCACGCGCGCGATACCGACCCCGCCGGGTTCACCTGGATCGACCAGACCGCGCGGGCCGAGAGCGTGTTCTCCTGGCTGCGGGTCGGCCTGGACGGCCAGCCGCCGGTCGCCGTGATCTCGAATTTCACACCGGTCGAGCGCCGCTGGACCCTGGGCCTGCCGCAGGGCGGCCAATGGCGCGAGGTTCTGAACACCGACGCCGGTCTCTATGGCGGCGGCAATCGCGGCAATCTGGGCGCGGTCAGCGCCGACGGCCCCGCCCATGCCGGTCAACCGGTCAGCGCGGAAATCACCCTGCCCCCGCTCTCCACCTTGTTCCTAGTTTCGGAGGAAATACCATGA
- the glgX gene encoding glycogen debranching protein GlgX, translating into MTLTMERGRHNRIGATFDGDGVNFAIFSEHATAVELCLFSSDGMRETDRMLLPERTGWVWHGRVPGLCPGQLYGYRVHGPYAPEDGHRFNPNKLLLDPYAKRITGHPRWSDALFGYNPGAKTLDLTYSTRDSARFMPKCVVEDPSFYWGNDRPPSKSANESILYEAHVKGFTQLMNTPNRGKFLGLASDAAIDHLVDLGITAIELLPVQSFLTDRWLVEKKLTNYWGYQTLGFFAPEPKYMAHGQINEFQHMVARLHTAGIEVILDVVYNHTCEGSELGPTLSFKGIDNKSYYRLAPYPRHYINDTGCGNTLNLDHPMVLRMVMDSLRYWVEVMHVDGFRFDLASTLARDDDGFQPNSAFFSAIRQDPVLNRVKLIAEPWDIGPGGYQLGAFPHPFMEWNDKYRDGVRRFWRRDHRPAPELAARITGSAIQFDHSGRGATSSINFISAHDGFNLMDMVSYAQKNNIANGEGNRDGHSENYSDNMGFDGPTDDVQVNQMRALRRRNLMATLLLSQGTPMILAGDEIGHTQQGNNNAYCQDSEISWLNWAKADTDMLAFTKRLIAFRKNHPILRQKLFLHSKARSSDGKSDVLWWHPEGRRMSASDWEDPALSFVCVEMRTASGTPEYADLEYALFLVFNAGGAQDIVLPPTPDGKIWSRRINTYAPEAPNERMAFDKMSVPAHSVSALVLEDDA; encoded by the coding sequence ATGACACTGACCATGGAACGCGGGCGACACAACCGCATCGGGGCGACCTTTGACGGCGACGGCGTGAATTTTGCGATTTTTTCGGAACACGCGACGGCGGTGGAACTCTGCCTGTTCTCCTCCGATGGAATGCGCGAAACCGACCGCATGCTCCTGCCCGAGCGCACCGGGTGGGTCTGGCATGGCCGCGTACCGGGCCTGTGTCCTGGCCAGCTCTATGGTTACCGGGTTCACGGCCCCTATGCGCCCGAGGACGGCCACCGGTTCAACCCCAACAAATTGCTGCTCGACCCTTACGCCAAACGCATCACGGGTCATCCGCGCTGGTCCGACGCGTTGTTCGGCTACAATCCCGGCGCGAAAACGCTGGACCTGACCTATTCAACCCGCGATTCCGCGCGCTTCATGCCCAAATGCGTGGTCGAGGACCCCAGTTTCTATTGGGGCAATGACCGGCCACCCTCAAAATCCGCCAATGAGTCCATCCTCTACGAAGCCCATGTCAAAGGCTTCACGCAGTTGATGAACACGCCCAATCGCGGCAAGTTTCTGGGGCTGGCCTCGGATGCTGCGATTGATCACCTGGTCGATCTGGGCATCACCGCCATTGAATTGCTGCCCGTGCAATCCTTCCTCACCGACCGCTGGCTGGTCGAGAAAAAGTTGACCAATTACTGGGGCTATCAAACGCTTGGTTTCTTTGCGCCTGAACCCAAATACATGGCGCATGGCCAGATCAACGAGTTTCAACACATGGTCGCCCGGCTGCATACGGCGGGGATCGAGGTGATCCTGGACGTGGTCTATAACCACACCTGCGAGGGCAGCGAACTGGGCCCGACCCTGTCGTTCAAGGGCATTGACAACAAAAGCTATTACCGTCTTGCCCCCTATCCGCGCCACTACATCAACGACACCGGCTGCGGCAATACGCTGAACCTCGATCATCCGATGGTGCTGCGCATGGTGATGGACAGCCTGCGCTATTGGGTCGAGGTCATGCATGTCGACGGGTTCCGCTTTGACCTGGCCTCGACACTGGCGCGCGATGACGACGGGTTCCAACCGAATTCGGCGTTCTTCTCGGCGATCCGTCAGGACCCGGTGTTGAACCGCGTGAAACTGATTGCCGAACCGTGGGACATCGGCCCCGGCGGCTATCAATTGGGCGCCTTCCCGCATCCGTTCATGGAATGGAACGACAAATACCGCGACGGCGTGCGCCGCTTCTGGCGGCGGGATCACCGTCCGGCCCCGGAATTGGCCGCGCGGATCACCGGCTCGGCGATCCAGTTCGACCACTCGGGGCGCGGGGCGACCAGCAGCATCAATTTCATCAGCGCCCATGACGGGTTCAATCTGATGGATATGGTCAGCTACGCCCAAAAGAACAACATCGCCAATGGCGAGGGCAACCGTGACGGGCATTCGGAAAACTATTCCGACAACATGGGCTTTGACGGCCCTACCGACGACGTACAGGTCAACCAGATGCGCGCGCTGCGGCGGCGCAATCTGATGGCCACCTTGCTGCTCAGTCAGGGCACGCCGATGATTCTGGCGGGCGACGAGATCGGTCATACCCAGCAGGGCAACAACAACGCCTATTGTCAGGATAGCGAGATTTCCTGGCTGAACTGGGCCAAGGCCGACACCGATATGCTGGCCTTCACCAAACGCCTGATCGCCTTTCGCAAGAACCACCCGATCCTGCGGCAAAAGCTGTTCCTGCACTCCAAGGCGCGCAGTTCCGACGGAAAATCCGATGTGCTGTGGTGGCATCCCGAGGGGCGCCGGATGAGCGCCTCGGATTGGGAGGATCCGGCCCTGAGTTTTGTGTGCGTCGAGATGCGCACGGCCAGCGGCACACCGGAGTATGCCGACCTGGAGTATGCATTGTTCTTGGTGTTCAACGCGGGCGGTGCACAAGATATCGTATTGCCACCAACCCCAGACGGCAAAATCTGGTCGCGCCGGATCAATACCTACGCACCCGAGGCCCCCAATGAACGCATGGCCTTTGACAAAATGTCCGTGCCTGCACATTCGGTTTCGGCGCTGGTGCTGGAAGACGACGCATGA